Below is a genomic region from Cydia strobilella chromosome 24, ilCydStro3.1, whole genome shotgun sequence.
ATGGAGGTTCATAAGGTATCACCCAATGAGATCATTGACGGTCAGTTCTCTTGCGATATATGTGACAAACAGTTTGCAGAAGAATCTCACTTGAAGGAGCATGAGCTAGACCACGCAGTGTACAGAAGACTGTCTACAGGAGAAGAACACGATGAGTTTGACGATAGCACGGTTCCTAATTCtagcaaaaaaaagaaaaaggatgATTCATCATGCAAGATGTGTGAAGAACACAAACCAAGAACAATCTACCCATGTGAATTGTGCGATAAACGTTTTAGAAGTAGCAATGGTTTAAAATCGCATATGATGGTACACACGGGCGAAAGACCACACGTGTGTCAAGTATGCCAGAAAACGTTCAGGCATAAAAGTCACTTAAAGTATCATATTCAAATCCATAACGAGAATCGGGAATATCCATTCTCTTGTGAGATATGTGGAAAGAGATTTTCCCTTAAATCTGCTTTGACCGGCCATTTGCGGTCACACACGGGAGAAAAACCTTATTCCTGTGATATTTGTAGAAAGAAATTTGCACTGAAGTGTACTTTAAACGCCCATTTACGCTATCACAGAGGAGAAAAACCTTTTTCTTGTGATATCTGTAAAAAATCTTTTGCATTTAGGTATACTTTGATTTCCCATCAGCGATTTCATACGGGACAAAAACCACATCAGTGTGAAGTATGCCAAAAGCAATTCACTCTGAAAGGTACTTTAGACAAACATTTATTGTCTCATACCAATATCGATATGCCAGATAGTCAAGAAGAAAGTTTCTGCTGTGAAATTTGTGGAAGAAGATTCCGGCAAAAAAGTTACTTAGCGCGACACCTAAAAGGTCACAGTGGGTTGAAACCATATGCTTGTGATTTATGTGACAAACGCTTTACCCATAAAGGTAACTTAAGAGCTCATAAGAAAGTGCACAGCGGCGACAAACCTTACTGTTGCGAAATATGTCGAAAAAGATTCAGTTTAAAAGCCACGTTAAAAAATCATATGATTGTACATACAGGACAAAAGCCGCACGCATGCAGAATATGTAATAAACAATTTTCCTATAAATGTGCTTTGAACGTTCATATAAAGGCAATTCATTTTAGAGAAAGACCTCACACTTGTCACATTTGCAAAAAATCGTTTGCGTTGATATCTACATTAAAAATTCATATGTCGAGTCATACAGGTGTTAAGCCTTTTTCATGTCAAGTTTGTGGCAAGGCTTTCGCAGTGAAATATGCATTGAAAAAGCATCTATCAACCCACAGCGGTGGGACTAGTACACCTAGTAGCGTGCCACAGTATCGCCCTTTTATGTCGCACATGAATTAGAATTTCAATGTATTATTTCTCGCGTGGCGTGGACAAATTAAGTACACTTGTACAACTATCCCTGTAAGATTAAGTAGAGATCGATGGCATACGTAACTGCGACTCTTTATTGAAATGTAATAAGCTGCTAATGACATGTTACCGACTTTAGACTCGTCAAAACATTTGTTCCTAGAGTTACATTTCTCTGAACAGTCGTAAaataatagtatatatatatgattCATACATTATAGATTGGTATAAGTCTCAAAAACAGTTTATATACTATATCGATAGTCATATTGTTGTTTAGTTCATAAGGTATACAGTACAGATCTTTTAGTCAATAAGTTTTCTCATAAAATATGTTGTAGTTAAAACAGTCGCTTAATTAACTTATACGTAACCCCCATCGTAAACTGACATCTCTATCTGTGTGTCTCTGTGCTATTGTAGCATATAAACTAGTAcatgttttttaaaactttatttgaaCTTTTTAAACAAACGTTGGCATTGTAGTCCTTATACATGCTATCCTCGCGTTGCTAATATGAGAATATATATTTTGCGGCCGTTCGAACAACAATAGTAGGTATATTGGCTACGTGCTAGCCCCATAGTGCGAAAAAATAAACAGCAtcatgtaaaataatatatatatgtgttaGCAAATATAATCATGAATATTATACATTTCCTaaaatcaaacttttttttttcgtggaAATACATACTAATAAAGATTTCCATATGGTAAGTGACTTTATGCGATCTCAACAGTAAATGCATTGCTAATTCTGGGGACTAAACTACACGCATGCATGGAGCCATATGCCTCTATGCTAGTTAAATTACCAATAACGACCACTTGTACTCTTAAAATTACAACTGagcggcaaaattaaaaaaatgaagtacCTACACCATAACTTTTTTTCAGACCTATTGTTTGACGCGCCGACTCCCGCCGCGGCCTCTGACCCCGAATCCGAAAATGATTCTAGCGATTCGGAGCCAAGTGATAAAGCTGAGTACAAATGCAAGAAATGCCGCAAGACATTTGACCAGGAAGAGAGTCTCACGAGACATATGTTCGCTATACATGCGAAACATAAAATTCCAGTACccgcaaaaaaaataaacacatgcAAATTTTGTTGTCAGTGGTTTACAGAAAAAATCGATTTAGAGAATCATATGGAGATTCATAAGGTTACGGAGGAGATAACGGATGATCAGTTATCTTGTGAGGTATGCGACAAGAAGTTTACAGACGATTCACAGTTGAAGGAACATGAGTTAGAAGAACACAATATCTACAGAGGTAGACGTGATGACATAAATGCCCCTAACAAAAACGCTGAGAGGTTTAGGGATGACGATGAAAACAGAAAAATCTACCAGTGTGAATTGTGCCAAAAAATATACTACAGTGGTAATGGTTTGAAATCGCATATGATGATACACGCTGGGGAAAAACCACACACTTGTGATGTTTGCCAAAAGAAATTTAGGCATAAGGGTCACTTAAAAGTTCACATTCAAATTCACAGTCAAAACAGGCAATATCCCTTCAACTGTGATGTATGTGATAAGAAATTCACACTAAAATCGGCCTTGGTTCGTCATATTCGGACACATACTGGAGAAAAACCTCATGCCTGTGAAATTTGTAAAAAACAATTTGCACTTCAGTCTACTTTAGACTCGCATATGTGCTTTCACAGGGGCGAAAAACCTTTTTCTTGTGAAATTTGTCAAAAGACATTCGCATTCAAGTATACCCTACAGAAACATAGGCGCTTTCACTCGGAAACACGCGGCCAGAAAAAATCCCTTACGTGTGAAGTATGCGCGAAACAATTCACTTTAAAACGAAATTTAGAGAAACATTTACTCACTCACACAGATGCTATCAATCTACCAAATTGCACTAGAGAGGAAAGTTTCTGTTGCGAAATATGTGGAAGGCGATTTAGACAAAAAAGCTATTTGGCTCGACATCTCAAGGGTCACACGGGAGTGAAACCACACGCTTGTGATATATGCGACAAACGATTTACAGAAAAAAGTAGCTTGAAAGCTCATAAGAAAATACATACCGGTGAGAAAGAGTACTCTTGTGAAATATGTCGGAAACAATTTGGATTGAAAGCCACTTTGAAAAACCACATGATAATACACACTGGACAAAAACCGCACGCATGCAGAATTTGTAATAAACAATTTTCATATAAATGTGCTTTGAACGTTCATTTAAAATCAGTTCACTTCAGAGAAAGACCTCACGTATGTCATGTTTGCAAAAAGTCGTTTGCTTTGATATccacattaaaaatacatttattgagTCACACAGGTATGAAACCTTTCTCGTGCCACATATGTGGCAAGGCATTCGCAGTGCGATATGCATTAAAGAAGCACCTTTCAACCCATAGCGGGGCTAGCACGACTAATCGCGCGCATGCTGCTAATCGGGTACAAGCATCCCACTATCGACCTTTTCTCTCGCAGTGTATGAATTAGAAATAGAAGATAAGTTTCAGACTTGACGAATAGTGGAGCGGTGTCTATACACCTAACCTATGTTTGACGTATAATATTATCAAACGACGTTTATTATCAAACCTTCATTAAGCATCAAGCGCGCACATTTTGACGATATTTCATCACTATCGCGCCCCGGTTATGTGTGTTTGGGTATTTATAATTACGTAAGTAAGTATACATATTACGGTTAATGTCATTATAAATCGTGGTATCTGCCAACGCTTCTTAAATCATTTTGAAGTAGGAGTATAAATTTATAGTAATCATGGAATAAAGTTTTCttcaaaacaataattattaaataaacttcaAAATATATAAGATACTCTTTATATTTTGGTCAGCGTGAGCCATAAAGTGGTGAATAAAATAGTGACTATGCATGAAAATATTGTTAGCACTAGCAGAAAGAGATTTGTAGAATATTGTTGAACTCGTTTTTTAGATCGTTTGTACATTGACCTTAACAGtatgtatttgtaattaaataattataaatgtcaGTAGTTGGTAGGTTATATTTTGGTAGAATCGCCAACAATTATGAATGTAATGTAGCGCTATCTAGCGGTATGCGTGACTATCtataaaaactattttcatACCTATTTACCCGTATGGCGCTCCAATACCTATTAGGAATTAACCTTACTtaagtatatacataaacaTGGATACAATTCAAACACATCAATGTAAAGATTAGGAATTATATCACGATCAACATGCAAAAACTATCTGGCTTAATATTTGTCAATGTAAGAATCTGAATTGTTGTCCTATTAAtgttaaatatctaaatttggATGTAGCTTTTGtggttttctttaataataatgaaaaatatttagttaaaagTTTTCCTTTTATAAATACATGTTACATAGCCGATTGTGCTTTCCATTATCATCAAATACTATATCGTAGCTAATAAGATAATCGCACCGATGTGATTCATAGTGCgaattaaatgttataattcaatataaaatgtaagtataatttttttttaatcagttcactttttaagtataaatattaCACTTTGCACTACACACTTTTTTGATCACATTTATTGTATGAAAAGTAGCTTTATTCGTATTTTAAATAAGCTGTAGTTAACTAAGGTATGTTATGTATAAAtgcttattattaatattgtttttaaacaaataaagttaCTGTAATAAAAGTGGTTTAGTGTTCTTATTTATTATCCTGCTCTGCTTCCCAAAGGCCTATTAAAATGTACACAATTCAGTTGGAAAAGATTTGaatttgtaagtaagtaaatattctttattgcaccaaaaattatacattattttgttttcGTATGCTCGATTtagatacaaaaatataatatagttaatATCATGAACTCTCTTAATTTGATTTCAGTCGTTGCAACTAAAGGCATAATATTTAATGTGCAATAGTCTTTGTAATTCTCTCTGCGCAAGAGACATGGGCTTTTGCGTTGCAGTCTGCTTTCAAAAGACATATAGTCACACCGGAAAAAAAAGACCTTTCTCCTGCCACACGTGCAAGACACTCGCcatgaaaaattaattaaagaaaCGCCTATTAATACACAGCAGGCATAACTAAAaatcaaagagaatagatagtatagagggttagtgtcatagtaaattttgtagtcataataaatttactgccatctatcgacacaggattaaaacttaaaaatgaaaatgtatacacatatatgtatgtatattgatcaatgattttgtattttttttagaacgccaaaTGACTgtctgacccatgttcttttctttcactgatacctatgtgttaaaattgttaaatatcaaacggtgtcgccaacgccatctatccgagtataggccaaaggtgtagcGTCATCTATTCGagactaactttttttttatttgagagacacggtttttccttagacttatactgagttacatatatctttggtggAAATACAAGCAAATCTGAAATTTAACCACTTATTTGTTGACTCTTAATAAATACTGGACAGGGTATATTAAATTAGTAGTTACTGTTTCAAGCATTTATTTAGTAcaacttatattataaacttaCTGTTATTTGAATAGTCATATTTTCTCACTTATCTTAATAATCGGCAAGCCTCAAAGAAAAAAGCCTCTCAAGCCTCCTGTACTAAAGGTTTGTTTTCGGTGAAAAATATAACTATTCAGCCACTTCCcaatgtataatattattatacaaattcACAACATTTTCTATTGCATGTTCTTAATATTCCAAGGAGAAGGTAAAGTAGGAGTTCACGGGATGTTAAGCGGAGACGTAATCACATTCGCAATTTGTTGCTAACTCTGGAACTACACTGTAGGGACGTTTTTCCATACTCGTCGCTCCATACGTCGTTCACTACTAAGTGAAGTGTGTGGATACACGAAGTTTAAAGGACAGGGCACAAGATGGTAAGCGAAGACGTAAACACATTCACAATGCGTTGCTAACTCTAGGACCACACTGTAGGGACTGGGTCTCCATACTCGTCGCTAGTAGTAGTTAGACTCAGACCACGccaactttgcacaaacttccCTATAAGCTCCATATTTAACGTAGAATTTGGCATTAACTTAGCGTGGTTTGACTCTACGGCTGTGGACATACATTTAAACTAAAGCAGAGCTGAattatgatataaataaatatttaagtggaacACTCCACGGGCTATCCCGTAcagacgcattttatttcctgtgttgcgacttttttttttgcatttaaacCAGgcgattatttttctgtgcacATTTTTGACCATTTCTCATAGAAACGGAAACCTATAcctgcaaatcttcagaaaattcgcgtttgtacgggacaaccgtagacaatttcatggaatgctccaaACACTTAATTTTATGCTCTACATTAATTATCATTACCTACAGACATAGGCTAATATgcaatttatttctgtttcagtaAATATCATGAATGTTTAAATCTTTACACAGCCATAACAGTTTTTTACCCCCAAATGATAAAGATTACTTACACCTCTTTGTTTTCACAGGACTTTTATTCACCGCACCGACACCCGCCGCGGCGGACCTCGTGTCCGAGTCTGAAGCCGAAGACGAGCCAAACAAGTGTCAAGAATGTGACAAAACTTTCGACAATGAAGAGAGTCTCAAGAGACACAAGTTCGCTGTCCATGCTAAAGACGAAATTCCAGTTCCTACTGAAATTATTCATACATGCAAATTCTGTTGCCAGTGGTTTACGGAAAAAAGTAAGCTACTCAGACACATGGAGGTTCATAAGGTGTCACCTAACGAGACCATTGATGGTCCTTATTCTTGCGACATATGTGACAAACATTTTGCAGAGGAAGCTCACTTGAAGGAGCATGAGCAAGACCACACAGTCTATAGAACACACAGACTGCCGTCTACTGAATCCAACGGAGATGATCATGATATCCATGATGATAGCTATGATCGCGACAATAGTCCACTTTCGCATCTGGTCGCAAGAAGAGAGAAAAAGGGAATAAAGAAAAAGGATAAAGGATCTTCTTGCAAATTGTGCAAGGAACACGAGCCAAAAAAAAGTTACCCGTGTGACTTGTGCGACAAAAGCTTCAGAAGTAGTAACGGTTTGAAATCGCATATGATGGGTCACACGGGTGAACGACCTCACGTGTGTCAAGTATGCCAGAAGGCATTTAAACATAAAAGTCACTTAAAGTTTCATCTTCAAATTCATAATGAGAATAGGCAATACCCATACTCTTGTGAAATATGCGGAAAGAGATTTACATATAAATCTGCGTTGACTGGTCACTTGCGGTCACACACGGGAGAAAAACCTTATTCCTGTGATCTTTGTAAAAAGAAATTTGCACTTAAGAGCACTTTAAATGCCCATTTACGCTACCACAGAGGAGAAAAACCTTTCtcctgtaatatttgtaaaaaatcttTCGCGTTTAGGTACACTTTACAAGCTCATGAACGTTTTCATGCGGGAATAAAAGAACACCAGTGTCATATATGCCAGAAGCAATTTACTTTAAAACGTACTTTAGACAAGCATTTACTCTCTCATACTGAAATGGGTATGCCAGGTCACGGCAGGCCAGAAGAAAGTTTCTGTTGCGAAATATGTGGACGGCGATTTCGGCAAAAAAGCTATTTGGCGCGGCACTTGAAGGGTCACATGGGAGTGAAACCGCATGCTTGTGATGTATGTAACAAACGATTCACCGAGAAAAGTAGCTTAAAGGCTCACAAGAAGATACACACTGGTGATAAACCTTACTGTTGCGAAATATGTCGAAAGCGTTTCGGGCTGAAAGCTACATTGAAGAACCACATGGTCGTACACACTGGACAAAAACCACATGCGTGCAGAATATGCCATAAACAGTTTTCCTATAAATGTGCTTTGACCGTTCATTTAAAATCAGTTCACTTCAGAGAAAGACCTCACACTTGTCACATTTGCAAGAGAACATTTGCGTTGATATCTACattgaaaatacatatattgAGTCACACAGGGGTAAAACCTTACTCGTGTCACATATGTGGAAAGTCATTTGCTGTGAAATATGCTTTAAAGAAACATCTAGCAACGCATAGTGGAGGAACTAGCTCGAACAACCGCGCGAATGCTGTAAATCGCGCGACTTCACACTATCGCCCATTTCTGACACACCCCATGAATTAGGAATAAACGAAGGTAGTATTACTTGCGTAACGGCAAGTCGCACGATGTGTACTATCCGTTTAGGTAAGTTAGAAATAGAAAAATGTCTAGTTGAAGATACAAATCATGGCAATTGTATAGTTTTCAATCTTTATCCTTCTAAGGTCCATGGTACCTGTAGTACTTATTTAATCAATTAATCCttaattgataaaaatataagcATTTTATTTAGtgcgatgaaatttaaatcgttTTCAATTGGACAATGTTAcgtttgttttgtatgtttaattttcaaatgaaacaaaacacTACAGGTTAAAATTTCACTGGAAAATTTTagtgtatggctgggccttagaaGGTAAAATCGGGTCTCGTTTTTAGAGGTAAGTAGAAATTAGACCAATGTTGGTAATCAGAGATTGCTTTAGTTTATAAGATATATACTTAATGTATTCTCGCAGTAGGATATTCTCTCtttaaatgtattatatttaaagcTGTCGCTTTAGTCGTATTTAAACCCCCAATGCTAACTGCTGATATAAGTTTGACTTGTGTATTTGTATGTTTGTCCAAGaataaaaggtttttttattgtacagtcagctacaGAGATAGAGTGCCCTCTGCGTAgaagtttgtatgaagaaggGGTACTTTTCCTCTGCGGCTGACCGTACAACTGAACTTAACCCTCTAGTTCATACGAAGCCAATATGACGGTTATAATATTGAACTCTATTGACGTgtgttaaagttcaaatttaaataaatattttttatgacatgCACTAGTAATTACGCCCATTCCACTAATAAATTACGTCCAATGAAATTTAGATCATAgtattttaaggggcccactgactatcagtccgcagacgatatcggcctgtcagttgttcggaactgtcaaatttttgttctaactgacaggccgatatcgtccggcggactgatagtcagtgggccccttcaaAGCAGGAAGGGTACGTTGACAGATGCCAATTCAATACAATTtggtgtttttgtcataaattgtatggagatgacacatGTCAGCGTACCCATAGTGTTAAAAAATACTACAAGTGGAACAGAGTTGCTTGTTTTGTTCCGTTCATTTTAAAAGGAAACAAATTCAAttctattttcttatacaatggGTCGTTAGAAGTTCAGCATGAAACAACTGGTAGAGCTACTGAGTCATCTTTTTGGGTATCAGAGTCTACGCAGAAACGAAGTAACTTAAATGGGTAATaatttaagctaaaaatatcaaataaatcaacactttttttactttaacacttatttgttactttatatttgtatttgtttatgATCTACATCGTTTTCCAGTCAccttttaatatgtttttataatatatatttttgctcTATACGGCATGACTGAGGTTTAAATCCATGATTTTAGTAGCCCAAACATTTGAATCATTGGGGGTTTTTAGAAGTTTTCATTTACAATTGTAAGTAATTATGTGAGTAAACTAACGTAATTGATTACTGCATTGTAGTATTAGAATATTAATGTAAATGTCCTAATGTGTGACTGCCTAATTCCAATATTAGTTTAGATACTTAATAGTTGGTCGCCTACATTGCTAGGAATTAAGATTACCTAAAAATGGCAAATATTTGGGCGGTGTCATTGGGACATGGACGTTACTCTTTAACAATAAAAGTTATTCTTATTTCAATGAATCAGTGTTTTCTTTGGTACCTATATTTTCTTTCCATTTCAGTGAGGGCCTACATCACATATGtggcattttcaaccaaaagggtacttattgtcggttgtcaataaggcgtaaTTTTCAAAAAGCTTCAAtataaaatcaaccttatagacaaccgacaatgtagtaccttctagttgaaaacgtcacatatgacgAGGTTATTTCTTATGTGCTTAAACGAATCAATATCAATATGTAACTTTGCCAATAAATCACGTGGAAACTGTTTATGttatacaaattcaataaaatattattttcagtaCGATTAATTGCCAATAAACATGCCAActcataataagtaataataaccCATGTACGTAGT
It encodes:
- the LOC134751966 gene encoding gastrula zinc finger protein XlCGF57.1-like, which encodes MKYLHHNFFSDLLFDAPTPAAASDPESENDSSDSEPSDKAEYKCKKCRKTFDQEESLTRHMFAIHAKHKIPVPAKKINTCKFCCQWFTEKIDLENHMEIHKVTEEITDDQLSCEVCDKKFTDDSQLKEHELEEHNIYRGRRDDINAPNKNAERFRDDDENRKIYQCELCQKIYYSGNGLKSHMMIHAGEKPHTCDVCQKKFRHKGHLKVHIQIHSQNRQYPFNCDVCDKKFTLKSALVRHIRTHTGEKPHACEICKKQFALQSTLDSHMCFHRGEKPFSCEICQKTFAFKYTLQKHRRFHSETRGQKKSLTCEVCAKQFTLKRNLEKHLLTHTDAINLPNCTREESFCCEICGRRFRQKSYLARHLKGHTGVKPHACDICDKRFTEKSSLKAHKKIHTGEKEYSCEICRKQFGLKATLKNHMIIHTGQKPHACRICNKQFSYKCALNVHLKSVHFRERPHVCHVCKKSFALISTLKIHLLSHTGMKPFSCHICGKAFAVRYALKKHLSTHSGASTTNRAHAANRVQASHYRPFLSQCMN
- the LOC134751964 gene encoding zinc finger protein ZFP2-like isoform X1 produces the protein MTDIAVQAMEALHNCRCCLRRPPDKGLKTMYESVGKTEVYWEMLKQCFDIRLNLGNDECGICEVCVNRLRDANDFKSQVQQSQIDLKSLLERALAEKDKKPDIVKVEILEEDPISAEPLIRQDPKKEFKAESDGDLVSRLLFTAPTPAAADLVSESEAEDEPNKCQECDKTFDNEESLKRHKFAVHAKDEIPVPTEIIHTCKFCCQWFTEKSKLLRHMEVHKVSPNETIDGPYSCDICDKHFAEEAHLKEHEQDHTVYRTHRLPSTESNGDDHDIHDDSYDRDNSPLSHLVARREKKGIKKKDKGSSCKLCKEHEPKKSYPCDLCDKSFRSSNGLKSHMMGHTGERPHVCQVCQKAFKHKSHLKFHLQIHNENRQYPYSCEICGKRFTYKSALTGHLRSHTGEKPYSCDLCKKKFALKSTLNAHLRYHRGEKPFSCNICKKSFAFRYTLQAHERFHAGIKEHQCHICQKQFTLKRTLDKHLLSHTEMGMPGHGRPEESFCCEICGRRFRQKSYLARHLKGHMGVKPHACDVCNKRFTEKSSLKAHKKIHTGDKPYCCEICRKRFGLKATLKNHMVVHTGQKPHACRICHKQFSYKCALTVHLKSVHFRERPHTCHICKRTFALISTLKIHILSHTGVKPYSCHICGKSFAVKYALKKHLATHSGGTSSNNRANAVNRATSHYRPFLTHPMN
- the LOC134751964 gene encoding gastrula zinc finger protein XlCGF57.1-like isoform X2, whose amino-acid sequence is MTDIAVQAMEALHNCRCCLRRPPDKGLKTMYESVGKTEVYWEMLKQCFDIRLNLGNDECGICEVCVNRLRDANDFKSQVQQSQIDLKSLLERALAEKDKKPDIVKVEILEEDPISAEPLIRQDPKKEFKAESDGDLVSRLLFTAATPCVDIPSESELDEAPHKCQTCRKTFDNEESLKRHTFAVHAKHEFPVPTKIIHTCKFCCQWFEEKSDLKKHMEVHKVSPNEIIDGQFSCDICDKQFAEESHLKEHELDHAVYRRLSTGEEHDEFDDSTVPNSSKKKKKDDSSCKMCEEHKPRTIYPCELCDKRFRSSNGLKSHMMVHTGERPHVCQVCQKTFRHKSHLKYHIQIHNENREYPFSCEICGKRFSLKSALTGHLRSHTGEKPYSCDICRKKFALKCTLNAHLRYHRGEKPFSCDICKKSFAFRYTLISHQRFHTGQKPHQCEVCQKQFTLKGTLDKHLLSHTNIDMPDSQEESFCCEICGRRFRQKSYLARHLKGHSGLKPYACDLCDKRFTHKGNLRAHKKVHSGDKPYCCEICRKRFSLKATLKNHMIVHTGQKPHACRICNKQFSYKCALNVHIKAIHFRERPHTCHICKKSFALISTLKIHMSSHTGVKPFSCQVCGKAFAVKYALKKHLSTHSGGTSTPSSVPQYRPFMSHMN